The following proteins are encoded in a genomic region of Chitinophagales bacterium:
- a CDS encoding BamA/TamA family outer membrane protein, which translates to MFNYSFRYHFLLKYFAKVAILLLILTLNACSATKHVLKDDESLLVSNSIDLQYKGENIDDKASIKENLAKQVVYNQQPNKKFLNFFRLKLGIYALSYKRKQKDNYEEKLARKKEKKQNKLDKKSEKYKAKGKTYKIVDKQLSVDNISDFSGEPPVLFDSTTISTSVNRMKNYLFYHGFFHNDVSYNYQTKKKKTTVTYHVKPNDAFKIRNVYRQTEDSTLKDLILIGEKDAFIKPGDVFDIENVNLERERITNIILNEGYYTFREDFIILKLDSTIGNNMIDCYIVVKNEVDASIHTKYNYLEVNYNINYNNKIFSYQVKNTDFLKDTICDVYYKVLKNTVLPRILAQKLRIKPGDLYSEKSEVATRNNLYGLGVFKFINIKHDPFSFSPEEMGLITTIDCEPAKRNTFGSQLEVNTNATSTLGFNLVGTYTNRNVFNTAAKLYVNASTGIDFQLKQRTDNGIKLSPINAINLNLETKISLARIFPKIKKVQCAADKKYNEKTNIGFNYNYQKRIQLYSIHTFNLNYGYEWYNDKYRHLFTPLGLTYVRPTSISDSFQNRLDSNIILQRSFDQQFILGQDYTFLYTNQQINVGKYKNHFFFRGNINLAGNILMAFSSLTNKDKNKPYKLSKIPFAQYIRLEAEPKYFFNFKRGQALGLRFFGGIGIPYGNSYYDNSRILPYVKQFYAGGPNSLRAWQFRQIGPGGYNFHNTNVSQLDQTGDIRLELNAEYRFNIYKYFKAALFSDAGNIWLIKKDENRPNAEFNVKRFGKELAWDAGIGMRLDLSFFIIRFDVGVPLHDPSFDKGHRWIGQIIKDRKDYIETQRELEPSLSKKYIRKNDLGNLLGFNIAIGYPF; encoded by the coding sequence ATGTTTAATTACAGCTTTAGATACCATTTCTTGTTAAAGTACTTTGCAAAAGTAGCAATTCTACTATTAATCTTAACACTAAATGCATGTAGTGCTACCAAACATGTACTTAAAGATGATGAAAGTTTACTAGTAAGTAATTCAATAGATTTACAATACAAAGGCGAAAACATTGATGATAAAGCGTCTATTAAAGAAAATCTAGCCAAACAAGTAGTCTATAATCAGCAACCCAACAAAAAGTTTTTAAATTTCTTTCGATTAAAACTAGGTATTTACGCTTTATCTTATAAAAGAAAACAAAAAGACAATTACGAAGAAAAATTAGCACGAAAAAAAGAAAAAAAACAAAATAAACTAGATAAGAAAAGTGAAAAATATAAGGCAAAAGGCAAAACTTATAAAATTGTAGACAAACAGCTAAGTGTAGATAACATTAGTGATTTTAGTGGAGAACCACCAGTACTTTTTGATTCTACGACTATTTCAACTTCGGTAAACAGAATGAAAAATTACTTATTCTATCATGGCTTTTTTCACAATGATGTTTCATACAACTATCAAACAAAAAAGAAAAAAACGACAGTTACCTATCATGTAAAACCTAATGATGCTTTTAAAATTAGAAATGTATATAGACAAACTGAAGATTCTACATTGAAAGACTTAATACTAATTGGCGAAAAAGATGCTTTTATTAAACCAGGCGATGTTTTTGATATTGAAAATGTAAACTTAGAAAGAGAACGAATTACCAATATAATTTTGAATGAAGGATACTATACTTTTAGAGAAGATTTTATCATTCTAAAACTAGACAGTACCATTGGCAATAATATGATTGATTGCTACATTGTAGTTAAAAATGAAGTAGATGCATCGATACATACGAAATATAATTATTTAGAAGTAAATTATAATATTAATTATAATAATAAAATATTTTCTTATCAGGTAAAAAACACAGACTTTTTAAAAGATACTATTTGCGATGTTTACTACAAAGTTTTAAAAAACACAGTGCTTCCTAGAATTTTAGCTCAAAAATTAAGAATAAAACCTGGCGATTTGTATAGCGAAAAAAGTGAAGTTGCTACTAGAAACAATTTATATGGACTAGGTGTATTTAAATTTATCAATATAAAGCATGACCCATTTTCTTTCTCGCCAGAAGAAATGGGATTAATTACCACTATTGATTGCGAACCTGCAAAACGAAATACTTTTGGTTCTCAATTAGAAGTTAATACCAATGCTACAAGCACACTTGGATTTAATTTAGTAGGCACTTATACCAACAGAAATGTATTTAATACAGCAGCTAAATTATATGTAAATGCTAGTACAGGTATCGATTTTCAACTAAAACAAAGAACAGATAATGGCATAAAACTAAGTCCAATAAACGCAATTAATTTAAATTTAGAAACCAAAATATCATTAGCAAGAATTTTTCCTAAAATAAAAAAAGTACAGTGTGCTGCAGATAAAAAATACAACGAAAAGACAAATATAGGTTTTAATTATAATTATCAAAAAAGAATTCAATTATATTCTATACATACTTTTAATTTAAATTACGGATATGAGTGGTATAATGATAAATATAGACATCTATTTACACCTTTAGGTTTAACTTATGTCAGACCTACAAGTATATCTGATTCATTTCAAAATAGATTAGATTCAAATATTATATTACAAAGAAGTTTCGACCAACAATTTATTTTAGGACAAGATTATACTTTTCTATATACTAACCAACAAATAAATGTGGGTAAATATAAAAATCACTTTTTCTTTAGAGGAAATATAAATTTGGCAGGAAATATATTAATGGCATTCTCATCATTAACCAATAAAGATAAAAACAAACCATATAAACTCTCTAAAATACCTTTTGCTCAATACATTCGCTTAGAAGCAGAGCCAAAATACTTCTTCAATTTTAAAAGAGGTCAAGCTTTGGGTTTAAGATTTTTTGGTGGTATAGGTATTCCTTATGGTAACTCTTACTACGATAATAGTAGAATATTACCTTATGTAAAACAGTTCTATGCTGGTGGCCCAAACTCACTCAGAGCATGGCAATTTAGACAAATTGGTCCTGGTGGATATAATTTTCACAACACCAATGTTAGTCAATTAGACCAAACTGGTGATATTCGTTTAGAATTAAATGCAGAATATAGATTTAATATTTATAAATATTTTAAAGCTGCACTTTTTTCAGATGCGGGAAATATTTGGCTGATTAAAAAAGATGAAAACAGACCAAATGCAGAGTTTAATGTTAAACGATTTGGTAAAGAATTAGCTTGGGATGCTGGTATTGGCATGCGTTTAGACTTAAGTTTTTTTATTATTCGTTTTGATGTTGGTGTTCCACTACACGATCCAAGTTTTGATAAAGGTCATCGTTGGATTGGACAAATTATTAAAGACAGAAAAGACTATATCGAAACACAAAGAGAATTAGAACCATCTTTAAGTAAAAAGTATATTCGTAAAAACGATTTAGGTAATCTTCTAGGATTTAATATTGCTATCGGTTATCCATTTTAA
- a CDS encoding RNA methyltransferase, whose product MLKNLFLLENDKHLLEIFADVPHTLVNSSELKKMSGLKTPNNCLAEFSFTPQEATEIVTTDWIIVLDEIQDPGNLGTIIRIADWFGISQIVCSENCADVYNQKVVQATMASIARVKICYIDLIDFLSTTTLPIFVADMQGVNYTTIDFPKKGILLIGNEGNGVKVNLVDLAQHIITIPKIGQAESLNAAIATSLICAKIRL is encoded by the coding sequence GTGCTAAAAAATTTGTTTTTGCTAGAAAATGACAAACACTTGTTGGAAATATTTGCAGATGTACCACATACTTTGGTGAATAGTAGCGAATTGAAAAAAATGAGTGGATTAAAAACACCTAATAATTGCTTGGCAGAATTTAGTTTTACGCCACAAGAAGCTACCGAAATTGTAACTACTGATTGGATTATTGTATTAGATGAAATTCAAGATCCTGGAAATTTAGGCACGATTATTAGAATTGCAGATTGGTTTGGTATTTCGCAAATTGTATGTTCTGAAAACTGTGCTGATGTTTACAATCAGAAAGTAGTACAAGCAACTATGGCGTCTATTGCTCGAGTAAAAATTTGTTATATAGATTTGATTGATTTCTTAAGTACTACTACTTTACCAATATTTGTAGCAGATATGCAAGGCGTTAACTATACTACGATTGATTTTCCTAAAAAAGGTATTTTATTGATTGGCAATGAAGGCAATGGTGTAAAAGTTAATTTAGTTGATTTAGCACAACACATTATTACAATTCCAAAAATTGGACAAGCAGAATCGTTGAATGCAGCCATTGCTACGAGTTTAATTTGTGCCAAGATTAGGTTGTAG
- the gap gene encoding type I glyceraldehyde-3-phosphate dehydrogenase: protein MKTKIAINGLGRIGRLLFRTLWNHPQIEIVACNDLAPNDALAHLLKYDTAQGTWHLPISADEEHIIVDNKKIKCTAIKDATELPWKEDQIDIVIDCSGFYRTYDKAQLHIQAGAKKVIISAPADDKTKTIVMGINDNDITSNDIILSNASCTTNCMAPMVKVIMDNFTLENAIMNTIHAYTGDQKLQDSIHKDWRRARAAAENIVPTTSNAAQALSRVMPETKDKISGGAVRVPVIVGSLTELYCKFTEEVSVEAINNAFKLAAQNELKNILAYTEDPIVSSDIIHDPHSCIFDAGLTLKVGQLIKIVGWYDNEFGYTNRLAELVEKVAQL from the coding sequence ATGAAAACAAAAATTGCAATTAATGGTCTTGGTAGAATAGGTCGATTATTATTTAGAACACTTTGGAATCATCCACAAATAGAAATTGTTGCCTGTAACGATTTAGCACCTAATGATGCCTTAGCTCATCTATTAAAATATGATACAGCTCAAGGAACTTGGCATCTTCCTATTAGTGCCGATGAGGAACATATTATTGTTGACAATAAAAAAATTAAGTGCACTGCTATTAAAGATGCTACCGAATTACCTTGGAAAGAAGATCAAATTGATATTGTAATTGATTGTTCTGGATTTTATAGAACTTATGATAAAGCACAGTTACACATTCAAGCTGGTGCAAAAAAAGTAATCATTTCCGCTCCTGCAGATGATAAAACCAAAACCATTGTAATGGGCATTAATGATAATGATATTACTTCTAATGATATTATTTTATCTAATGCATCATGTACTACCAATTGTATGGCGCCTATGGTAAAAGTTATTATGGATAATTTTACGCTAGAAAATGCAATAATGAATACCATTCATGCTTATACTGGCGACCAAAAACTCCAAGATAGTATTCACAAAGACTGGCGTAGAGCTAGAGCAGCTGCCGAAAATATTGTTCCTACAACATCAAATGCGGCACAAGCATTATCTAGAGTAATGCCTGAAACTAAAGATAAAATTTCTGGTGGTGCAGTTAGAGTTCCAGTAATTGTTGGTTCTCTAACCGAACTGTATTGCAAGTTTACAGAAGAGGTAAGTGTAGAAGCAATCAATAATGCATTTAAATTAGCAGCTCAAAATGAATTAAAAAATATCTTAGCATACACAGAAGATCCTATTGTTTCTAGTGATATTATACACGATCCACATTCTTGTATTTTTGATGCTGGATTGACCTTGAAAGTTGGACAACTCATTAAAATTGTAGGTTGGTACGATAATGAATTTGGCTATACCAATCGCTTAGCAGAGCTAGTTGAAAAGGTAGCTCAGTTATAA
- a CDS encoding DUF1295 domain-containing protein produces MTVSLYYYLLYIWIGIAIIAFPFLLKITQPYGRHSSTSFGPMIDNRLGWMIQEGVAPFFMLFWYLQGSLEKTLLSQIFVSIYVAHYIYRGFIFPMRLKTKGKKMPLAICLSAVFFNFCNTFFLGYYLGNIGGNYSNDYLFSFPFLFGGLIFLVGLIINHTSDNILINLRTSSETGYKIPTGFLFKYVSCPNHFGEIVQWLGFAIMLNHLVGWSFFIWTAVNLIPRTLDHHKWYKGKFENYPKERKAVIPFVL; encoded by the coding sequence ATGACTGTTAGCTTATATTATTATCTATTGTATATTTGGATTGGAATTGCCATTATTGCCTTTCCTTTTTTATTGAAAATTACGCAACCTTATGGCAGACATAGCTCTACGAGTTTTGGACCAATGATTGATAATCGTTTGGGTTGGATGATACAAGAAGGTGTTGCTCCTTTTTTTATGTTGTTTTGGTATTTGCAAGGCAGTTTAGAAAAAACATTGCTTAGTCAGATTTTTGTAAGTATTTATGTAGCTCATTATATTTATAGAGGATTTATTTTTCCGATGCGATTAAAAACTAAAGGTAAAAAAATGCCATTAGCCATTTGTTTAAGTGCGGTGTTTTTTAATTTCTGCAATACTTTTTTTCTGGGTTATTATTTAGGAAATATTGGTGGAAATTATTCTAATGATTATTTGTTTTCTTTTCCATTTTTATTTGGTGGATTGATATTTTTAGTAGGATTAATCATCAATCATACTTCAGATAATATTTTAATTAATTTAAGAACAAGTAGCGAAACTGGTTATAAAATTCCGACAGGATTTTTGTTTAAATATGTTTCGTGTCCTAATCACTTTGGAGAAATTGTACAATGGCTTGGTTTTGCAATTATGCTTAATCATTTAGTAGGTTGGAGTTTCTTTATTTGGACAGCAGTCAATTTAATTCCACGAACCTTAGATCATCATAAATGGTATAAGGGGAAATTTGAAAACTATCCGAAAGAAAGAAAAGCAGTAATTCCGTTTGTACTATAG
- a CDS encoding phosphoglycerate kinase, which produces MNSINQINLEGKKVLVRVDFNVPLNQDKQITDDTRIKAAIPTIEYILNHGGSVILMSHLGRPQKKLNTDGTIDKDALSLAPIAKHLADLLHQSVQFIDDCIGEKAIDASRNLKQGEILLLENTRFYKEEEKGDANFAKQLADLGDVYINDAFGTAHRAHASTTIMAQYFDKNHKTAGFLMKAEVDNANKVLHQAEKPLTAIIGGAKVSDKILIIENLLNIAQNIIIGGGMAYTFIKAQGGKIGNSLVEDDRLDLALSVLEKAKQNKVNIYLPEDSVIADAFSNDANYKTVESNEIPENWMGLDIATKAIATFDEVIANSKTILWNGPMGVFEMENFRKGTEAIAKAVANATANGAFSLVGGGDSVAAINLLQLNDKVSYVSTGGGAMLEFFEGKTLPGVAALD; this is translated from the coding sequence ATGAATTCTATCAATCAAATTAACTTAGAAGGAAAAAAAGTACTAGTAAGAGTAGACTTTAATGTTCCTTTAAATCAAGACAAACAAATTACAGATGATACCAGAATAAAAGCAGCCATTCCTACGATAGAATATATATTAAATCATGGTGGAAGCGTAATTTTGATGTCGCATTTAGGAAGACCTCAAAAAAAATTAAATACTGATGGTACTATTGATAAAGATGCATTAAGCTTAGCTCCAATTGCCAAACACTTAGCTGATTTATTGCATCAATCGGTACAATTTATTGATGATTGTATTGGCGAAAAAGCAATTGATGCTAGTAGAAATTTAAAACAAGGTGAAATTTTATTGTTAGAAAATACGCGTTTTTACAAAGAAGAAGAAAAAGGTGATGCTAACTTCGCTAAACAACTTGCCGATTTAGGTGATGTATATATAAATGATGCTTTTGGTACTGCACATAGAGCTCACGCTAGTACAACTATCATGGCACAGTATTTTGATAAAAATCATAAAACCGCTGGATTTTTAATGAAAGCAGAAGTTGATAATGCGAACAAAGTATTGCATCAAGCAGAAAAACCACTAACAGCAATTATTGGTGGAGCAAAAGTATCTGACAAAATATTGATTATTGAGAATCTTTTAAACATTGCTCAAAATATTATTATTGGTGGAGGAATGGCTTATACTTTCATCAAAGCACAAGGAGGAAAAATTGGCAATTCTTTAGTAGAAGATGATAGATTAGATTTAGCGCTTTCTGTTTTAGAAAAAGCCAAGCAAAATAAGGTCAATATTTACTTACCAGAAGATAGTGTTATTGCAGATGCTTTTAGTAATGATGCCAATTATAAAACAGTAGAGAGCAATGAAATACCAGAAAATTGGATGGGATTAGATATAGCTACAAAAGCCATTGCTACTTTTGATGAAGTTATTGCTAATTCTAAAACTATTTTATGGAATGGACCAATGGGCGTTTTTGAAATGGAAAATTTTAGAAAAGGAACAGAAGCTATTGCCAAAGCTGTAGCAAATGCAACTGCTAATGGTGCATTTTCTTTAGTTGGTGGTGGTGATTCTGTTGCAGCAATCAATTTATTACAACTCAACGATAAAGTAAGTTATGTTTCTACAGGTGGTGGTGCTATGCTAGAATTTTTTGAAGGCAAAACACTTCCAGGTGTTGCTGCTTTAGATTAA
- a CDS encoding 6-carboxytetrahydropterin synthase, translated as MKKVGLIRIAKFNAAHKLWNAAWTVEKNKEIFGLCANENYHGHNYVLEVKVIGTIDATTGYVIDLKTIKQIINETVMEKFDHRNLNLDTEEFKNLNPTVENIIVVIYDMIKAKLPKDLELHLKLWETENNIAEYPV; from the coding sequence ATGAAAAAAGTAGGACTTATAAGAATAGCTAAATTTAATGCTGCACATAAATTATGGAATGCTGCTTGGACTGTTGAAAAAAACAAGGAAATATTTGGTTTGTGTGCTAATGAAAATTATCATGGACACAATTATGTGCTAGAAGTAAAAGTGATAGGTACTATTGATGCAACTACTGGTTATGTGATAGATTTGAAAACCATCAAACAAATTATTAATGAAACAGTGATGGAAAAATTTGACCATAGAAACCTAAATTTAGATACTGAGGAATTTAAAAACTTAAATCCAACAGTGGAAAATATTATTGTTGTCATCTACGATATGATAAAAGCAAAGCTACCAAAAGACTTAGAACTTCACTTAAAACTTTGGGAAACAGAAAATAATATTGCAGAGTATCCTGTGTAA
- a CDS encoding YihY/virulence factor BrkB family protein codes for MKQQIKHTIKDKVSPRLIEKLKSFSPIGFEGIPLYHVLQQFIEEIKKDNLSVRASSISFYFILAMFPSIIFLFSLIPYIPINNFDTSLFNFLAAIIPQNVFVVLQSTILDIVSVQRTGLVSINFFMAIFIATNAVNSIMQAFDKINPTFKKRNFIQKWLTSIKLLFLVNLQLIIAIVLIIEGKTLVTMLLKLLHTDAYIVSISLSIVKFLIIAFCFLNIFSLIYYYGPALKRKYKYFSIGATFATIISMITSYVFRIYTAYLNDFNRLYGSLGIIIVIMIWIYLNALVLLFGFELNNSIALKKLEMSSDKEN; via the coding sequence TTGAAACAACAAATTAAACATACAATAAAAGATAAAGTTTCTCCAAGGTTGATTGAAAAGCTAAAGTCGTTTTCGCCAATTGGATTTGAAGGAATACCACTGTACCATGTATTACAACAGTTTATAGAAGAAATAAAAAAAGACAATCTATCTGTAAGAGCATCTAGTATTTCGTTTTATTTTATCTTAGCGATGTTTCCTAGTATTATCTTTCTTTTTTCGTTGATACCATACATTCCAATCAATAATTTTGATACTTCTTTATTTAATTTTTTAGCAGCTATAATTCCACAAAATGTATTTGTAGTACTACAATCTACCATTTTAGATATAGTAAGTGTGCAAAGAACAGGTTTGGTGTCGATTAATTTTTTTATGGCAATTTTTATAGCAACGAATGCAGTCAACTCAATTATGCAAGCGTTTGATAAAATTAATCCGACATTTAAAAAAAGAAATTTTATTCAAAAATGGCTAACTTCTATAAAACTATTGTTCTTAGTTAATCTACAACTAATTATTGCTATTGTTTTAATTATTGAAGGAAAAACACTAGTTACTATGTTGTTGAAGTTATTGCATACCGATGCTTATATTGTATCGATAAGTTTGAGTATAGTAAAGTTTTTAATTATAGCATTCTGTTTTTTAAATATATTTTCTTTGATATATTATTATGGTCCAGCACTAAAACGCAAGTATAAATATTTTTCTATAGGTGCAACATTTGCTACAATAATATCTATGATTACTTCTTATGTGTTTAGAATATATACTGCTTATTTAAATGATTTTAACAGATTGTATGGTTCACTAGGAATTATTATAGTGATTATGATATGGATTTATTTAAATGCATTAGTACTTTTATTTGGCTTTGAACTCAACAACAGCATAGCACTTAAAAAACTAGAAATGAGTAGTGATAAGGAAAATTAG
- the mltG gene encoding endolytic transglycosylase MltG translates to MYKKFLIILIIPIVVALLALKFLFGDNIKNNNNMSFYELYVPNGATFDMVLDSLNKNNILKNKSSFVFLAKRMNYPNVIKAGRYIINNNASNFSLVRKLRGGLQTPVKITFNNIKDKNDFITKMSNKLEFSYDELAAVIDDTAFQKSLGLNADNITTIFIANTYEFYWTVSAEKFVQKLYQEYERFWTDARKQQAKKINLNPTTVTILASIVQKESAKHDEQSRIAGVYINRLNKNMKLQADPTVLFALQKLGFSRRVTYNDLKVDSPYNTYKYAGLPPGPICFPEASTIKAVLNAENHSYLFFCAKEDFSGYHNFAVTWQEHQVNAKKYQQALNERAIK, encoded by the coding sequence ATGTATAAGAAATTTTTGATAATATTAATAATACCAATAGTGGTAGCACTTTTAGCTTTAAAATTTTTATTTGGAGATAATATTAAAAATAATAACAATATGAGTTTCTATGAGTTGTATGTGCCAAATGGTGCAACATTTGATATGGTATTAGACTCATTAAATAAAAATAACATATTAAAAAACAAATCATCTTTTGTGTTTTTAGCTAAAAGAATGAATTATCCAAATGTGATAAAAGCTGGTAGATATATTATTAATAATAATGCGTCTAACTTTTCGTTAGTTAGAAAATTAAGAGGTGGTTTGCAAACGCCTGTTAAAATTACATTCAATAATATAAAAGATAAAAATGATTTTATTACTAAGATGAGTAATAAACTAGAATTTTCTTATGATGAACTAGCTGCGGTTATAGATGATACTGCTTTTCAAAAATCGCTTGGATTAAATGCAGACAACATTACGACTATTTTTATTGCTAACACTTATGAATTTTATTGGACTGTAAGTGCTGAAAAATTTGTTCAAAAATTATATCAAGAGTATGAACGATTTTGGACTGATGCTAGAAAACAACAGGCAAAAAAAATCAACTTAAATCCAACTACAGTAACTATATTGGCATCTATCGTACAAAAAGAATCTGCAAAACACGATGAGCAAAGTCGCATAGCTGGCGTTTATATCAATCGCTTAAATAAAAATATGAAACTACAAGCCGACCCAACTGTTTTATTTGCACTACAAAAATTAGGATTTAGCAGAAGAGTAACTTATAACGACCTAAAAGTAGATAGTCCGTACAACACTTATAAATATGCAGGATTGCCACCAGGACCAATTTGTTTTCCTGAAGCAAGTACTATAAAAGCAGTTTTAAATGCAGAAAATCATAGTTATTTGTTTTTTTGTGCCAAAGAAGACTTTTCTGGATATCATAATTTTGCTGTAACTTGGCAAGAGCATCAAGTAAATGCAAAGAAATACCAGCAAGCTTTAAACGAAAGAGCCATTAAATAA